One stretch of Nicotiana tabacum cultivar K326 chromosome 18, ASM71507v2, whole genome shotgun sequence DNA includes these proteins:
- the LOC107812891 gene encoding putative calcium-binding protein CML16, which yields MATLQSDQHKQLKEIFTRFDLDRDGSLTQLELAALLRSLGLKPTGDQIHILLANMDNNGNGFIEFDELLNAILPDLNAEILINQEQLMEVFRSFDRDGNGYITAAELAGSMAKMGRPLTYKELSDMMQEADTNGDGVISFNEFANIMGRSAADVLGLTVS from the coding sequence ATGGCTACTCTTCAATCGGATCAACACAAACAGCTAAAGGAAATATTCACGCGATTTGATCTTGATCGTGATGGCAGCCTCACTCAGCTAGAACTAGCCGCTCTCCTCCGTTCATTAGGCCTCAAACCCACAGGAGATCAAATCCACATATTGTTAGCCAACATGGACAACAATGGCAACGGATTCATTGAATTCGACGAGCTCCTAAATGCCATATTACCCGACTTGAATGCAGAAATCTTGATAAATCAAGAACAACTCATGGAGGTTTTCCGATCATTCGATCGTGACGGTAATGGCTACATCACGGCGGCTGAGTTGGCTGGATCAATGGCTAAAATGGGTCGTCCGTTAACGTATAAAGAGTTGTCTGATATGATGCAAGAAGCTGACACGAATGGTGATGGTGTTATTAGTTTTAATGAGTTTGCTAATATTATGGGAAGATCTGCAGCTGATGTTCTTGGTTTAACTGTCTCCTAA
- the LOC142172605 gene encoding uncharacterized protein LOC142172605, with protein MVLDLTPTSSPTSTTILPNTSLDPSHPLYVHVSDNPGVTLVTVPFSSTGYVSWRKNVLIALSAKNKTGMVNGRITQSSPDSPLYDHRLRCNNMLINNRLSTDLWKDVDERYGQSNASRYYQIQREIGGVSQGSSDIASYYTRSNILMMIHVPSLSKAHSMLLHDESQREVQVSRSPFLSESTSFHAKCTLVQNTSTNKSYSQKISFENKRSNIVCKYCRKPGHSVDKCYRLHGFPHDFKFTKGQKVVACVQLDDPRTDSFSAPEALPGSPVHGFSKEQYQHLMSLFQQSQISAATQNPSIAFCAMGAFASVFCRFAVYYVALCCVSQLKVNT; from the exons ATGGTCCTAGACTTGACTCCTACCTCATCACCTACCTCTACTACAATTCTCCCTAACACCTCACTTGATCCTTCTCATCCGTTGTATGTGCATGTATCAGATAATCCGGGAGTTACACTGGTAACTGTCCCTTTCTCTAGTACTGGGTATGTATCTTGGAGAAAGAATGTTCTTATTGCTCTATCTGCTAAGAACAAGACTGGTATGGTTAATGGGAGAATCACTCAGTCATCTCCTGACTCTCCTTTGTATGATCACAGGCTAAGATGCAATAACATG CTGATTAACAACAGATTATCAACGGATCTTTGGAAGGATGTAGATGAGAGATATGGTCAATCTAATGCTAGTAGATACTACCAAATTCAAAGAGAAATTGGTGGAGTCTCTCAGGGTTCTAGTGACATTGCTAGTTATTACACTAG AAGTAACATCCTCATGATGATTCATGTGCCTTCTTTGAGTAAAGCCCATTCAATGTTACTACATGATGAAAGTCAAAGGGAAGTTCAAGTTTCAAGATCTCCATTTCTTTCTGAATCAACTTCCTTTCATGCCAAATGCACTCTTGTTCAAAATACTTCAACAAATAAGTCCTACTCTCAGAAAATCAGTTTTGAGAATAAAAGGTCAAACATTGTGTGCAAATACTGTAGAAAACCTGGTCATTCTGTTGACAAGTGCTATAGGCTGCATGGGTTCCCTCATGACTTCAAATTTACCAAAGGGCAGAAGGTTGTAGCATGTGTTCAGCTTGATGACCCTAGAACTGATTCCTTTTCAGCTCCTGAAGCTCTACCTGGAAGTCCAGTTCATGGGTTCAGTAAAGAGCAGTATCAACATCTCATGAGTCTATTCCAACAGTCTCAAATTTCTGCTGCAACTCAGAATCCCAGTATTGCCTTTTGTGCTATGGGAGCTTTTGCAAGTGTATTTTGTCGTTTTGCTGTGTATTATGTTGCTTTATGTTGTGTTTCTCAATTAAAGGTTAATACTTGA